In the genome of Natronomonas salina, the window CGGCAGTAGCCCATTGTGGTTGCAATCCCAACCGTTCTGTGCGCCAAACGACGGTCACTCCTGAACCCGCCGGGTAGAATGCCTTCACGGTGAGTCCCCGGCCCTCGAGACGGTCGCACGGACCACCTGTCGGGATGACTTGGACACCATCGTCACGGTCTGTAGGTATCTCTGTCCGGATTAACGGCTGAAACTAGCATCGGAAGTTCAACCCGAAGTGGTCTGCTGTGTCATCGTATGGTTCTGTTTCCTCAACCGAAAACCCACAACTCCCGACCGCAGACACGATCAGGAGACGATTCCACCAACTTCTAATTTGACGTCTATCGGGCCGAACACCACCCTGGCACGGTTGTTCAGGAATCGCACAAGACTTTTGTCCGCGCGGTCAGTACGTATGGTATAGATGGCCGATTCACTGAGCGAGATGCTCCGGCAGGATATGCAATGTGAGAGCCTGCTGGAGTGCTTCCACGGGATGGGCGACCTCGAACGACGGGTCTTCAGGACCGTCGTTGAAGCAGACGAACCGATGACGATCGACGAACTCGCCGAGGCCGTCGACCGCGAACGCTCGACGACCTACCGGGCGGTCCGTCGGCTCCGCGAGGCTGGCTTCATCCAGCGGGACCAGGTCAACTACGAACAGGGCGGCTACTACCACGTCTACAAGTCCGTCGACGGCGACGAGATCGCCGAAGATATGCAACGGCTCCTCAACGACTGGTACGCCCAGATGGGCCAGCTGATCGACGAGTTCCGCCAGAAGTACGACGAGCCCGCTTCCGCACCGGTCGAAAGCTAAACCGCTCATCCCTAAATTTCGTTCCCAGTAGGTCCAATACTTCAGTCTGCTATACTATTGATACACTCCATAATCGGATATATCACAGCAAGTAAATCCGTGCTCTGAAAAGGGATAATCTACGGAGTCACTCCTAACGTGGTGTCTGAACCGCGGAT includes:
- a CDS encoding helix-turn-helix domain-containing protein, which gives rise to MADSLSEMLRQDMQCESLLECFHGMGDLERRVFRTVVEADEPMTIDELAEAVDRERSTTYRAVRRLREAGFIQRDQVNYEQGGYYHVYKSVDGDEIAEDMQRLLNDWYAQMGQLIDEFRQKYDEPASAPVES